A window of Alphaproteobacteria bacterium contains these coding sequences:
- a CDS encoding haloacid dehalogenase type II, whose translation MIKALSFDCYGTLIDWETGILVALAPCRARFDVESEALLAAFAQHESAVEAEQPDRLYPQVLEEVMRRLGKEFDAEVSDDEARAFGVSVGDWPAFPDTAAALACLKQRFQLAILSNVDRASFARSNMHLGVAFDLICTAEDIGSYKPAQENFAYLLARLKERGIGPRELLHVAQSLYHDHAPALAMGLETVWIDRRTGKSGGGATLAANPNLRISNRFESMAKLAAAYSPGQG comes from the coding sequence ATGATCAAAGCCCTCAGCTTCGACTGCTACGGCACACTAATCGACTGGGAGACCGGCATTCTGGTAGCGCTGGCGCCCTGCCGGGCACGCTTTGATGTCGAGTCCGAAGCGCTGTTGGCCGCCTTTGCGCAGCATGAAAGTGCCGTCGAGGCGGAGCAGCCCGACCGCCTCTACCCACAGGTGCTGGAAGAAGTGATGCGACGGCTCGGCAAGGAGTTCGATGCTGAAGTCAGCGACGACGAGGCTCGAGCTTTCGGCGTCTCGGTCGGCGATTGGCCTGCTTTTCCCGACACGGCTGCAGCGCTCGCCTGCCTCAAGCAGCGCTTCCAGCTCGCGATCCTGTCCAATGTCGACCGCGCCAGCTTTGCGCGTAGCAATATGCACCTTGGTGTTGCATTCGACCTCATCTGCACGGCCGAGGATATCGGCAGCTACAAGCCCGCACAGGAGAACTTTGCGTATCTACTGGCGCGGCTCAAAGAACGTGGTATCGGGCCGCGTGAGCTACTGCACGTGGCGCAAAGTCTTTATCACGACCATGCGCCGGCACTAGCCATGGGCTTGGAAACGGTCTGGATCGACCGCCGCACCGGCAAATCCGGTGGCGGCGCCACCCTCGCCGCCAACCCGAACCTGCGCATCAGTAACCGCTTTGAAAGCATGGCCAAGCTGGCGGCTGCATATTCCCCCGGGCAGGGTTGA
- a CDS encoding thiamine pyrophosphate-dependent dehydrogenase E1 component subunit alpha, whose protein sequence is MPGDFAPQYQPKPKAVAPLSMLGGNGKLKRGVKPELSDEQALEGLRLMMLGRAFDEKCLSQQRQGRLGTFAPIFGQEATLVGTALAMDPARDWAVPQYREFPVQYSQGIPMLSLILYRRGHPDGGIIPDGVNVMATQVSLAAQIPHAVGLGWGMKLKNQDGVSVVFFGDGASSEGDFHESCNLAGIVDAPVIFLLQNNQWAISTPRAIQTSGLDFASRAPSYGFPGVSVDGNDMFAVHKVVADAVRRGREGKGATLVEAVTYRMGMHTTADDPTRYVDPAEREHWRKKDPIDRVQKYLAAKGLWDDIKAGECEAGIRDEVEGAFAEADAYVAPGAEAIYEHVFAETTQTLRRQRAEHLGVEG, encoded by the coding sequence ATGCCTGGCGATTTCGCCCCCCAATATCAACCCAAACCCAAGGCCGTAGCGCCGTTGTCGATGCTCGGCGGAAACGGCAAGCTCAAGCGCGGTGTCAAACCCGAACTATCTGACGAGCAAGCCCTCGAAGGCCTGCGTCTGATGATGCTGGGCCGCGCCTTCGACGAAAAATGTTTGAGCCAGCAGCGCCAGGGCCGTCTCGGCACCTTCGCGCCGATTTTTGGCCAGGAAGCGACCTTGGTCGGAACTGCGCTGGCCATGGATCCGGCACGCGACTGGGCGGTGCCGCAGTATCGCGAGTTTCCCGTGCAGTACAGTCAGGGCATTCCGATGCTGTCGCTGATTCTCTACCGTCGCGGCCATCCCGACGGAGGCATCATCCCGGACGGGGTCAACGTCATGGCAACTCAGGTCTCTCTGGCGGCACAAATTCCGCACGCCGTCGGCCTCGGCTGGGGCATGAAGCTGAAGAATCAGGACGGCGTCTCAGTGGTTTTTTTCGGTGACGGCGCCTCATCCGAAGGCGACTTCCATGAATCCTGCAACCTCGCCGGCATCGTCGATGCACCGGTAATCTTCCTTTTGCAGAACAACCAATGGGCCATCTCGACGCCGCGTGCCATTCAGACAAGCGGGTTGGATTTCGCCTCGCGGGCGCCGTCTTATGGTTTTCCCGGCGTCTCGGTCGACGGCAATGACATGTTCGCCGTGCACAAGGTGGTGGCCGATGCCGTGCGCCGCGGCCGCGAAGGCAAAGGTGCTACCCTGGTCGAGGCGGTGACCTATCGCATGGGCATGCATACCACCGCTGACGATCCAACACGGTATGTTGATCCGGCAGAGCGCGAGCACTGGCGCAAAAAGGACCCCATCGACCGAGTGCAGAAGTATCTCGCGGCCAAGGGCTTATGGGACGACATCAAGGCTGGTGAATGCGAGGCGGGAATCCGCGATGAGGTGGAAGGGGCGTTTGCCGAGGCCGATGCCTACGTCGCGCCAGGCGCGGAAGCGATCTACGAAC